The following coding sequences lie in one Spirosoma sp. KUDC1026 genomic window:
- a CDS encoding ribonucleoside-diphosphate reductase subunit alpha: MQVVKRDGRRESVKFDKITARIEKLCYGLDPSYVQPVDVAMKVVNGLYDGVKTTELDNLAAETAASMTTRHPDYAILAARIAISNLHKETNKSFSGTIKKLYHYEDPKTGENASLISKEVYDAVRKNAALLDSTIIYDRDYSYDYFGYKTLEKSYLLKIDGRIAERPQHMLMRVAVGIHMEDIDAAIETYNLLSEKWFTHATPTLFNAGTPKPQMSSCFLLTMQDDSIDGIYDTLKQTAKISQSAGGIGLSIHNVRATGTYIKGTNGTSNGIVPMLRVFNDTARYVDQGGGKRKGSFAIYLEPWHADVFEFLDMKKNSGKEELRARDLFYALWTPDLFMKRVEANDVWSLFCPHECPGLADCYGDEFEALYERYEREGRARRTVKAQELWFAILEAQTETGTPYMLFKDAANKKSNQKNLGTIKSSNLCTEIIEYTSPDEVAVCNLASIALPKFITRGQDGILRFDHQKLYEVTKTATKNLNKIIDINYYPVEEARRSNMRHRPIGLGVQGLADAFIMLRMPFESDEARRLNEDIFETIYFGAMTASMELAKVLGPYETWKGSPISEGIFQFDMWEQDGQPVQPKSGRWDWESLRKDVVEHGVRNSLLLAPMPTASTSQILGNNECFEPYTSNIYTRRVLSGEFVVVNKHLLRDLVKLGLWNDAMKNNLILANGSVQAIPNIPQNIKDLYKTVWEIKQKHIIDMAADRGAYICQSQSLNIHIQDSNFGKLTSMHFYAWKAGLKTGMYYLRTKAAADAVKFTVVQPQAEPQLEPVMSEAAPVEKPLDYVQYAKEHATNAQPMPVPMVTDLEQQYAAMTCSLDDPEGCEMCGS, from the coding sequence ATGCAAGTAGTCAAGCGCGATGGTCGCCGGGAGTCGGTCAAGTTCGATAAAATCACCGCCCGGATCGAGAAACTGTGTTACGGCCTCGATCCGTCTTACGTTCAGCCCGTTGATGTGGCCATGAAGGTCGTGAACGGGCTTTATGACGGCGTGAAAACCACCGAACTCGATAACCTGGCTGCCGAAACGGCCGCTTCGATGACCACCCGTCATCCGGATTATGCGATCCTGGCCGCCCGTATCGCCATATCGAACCTGCACAAGGAGACAAACAAGTCGTTCTCCGGCACGATCAAGAAACTCTACCATTACGAAGATCCGAAAACAGGCGAAAACGCATCACTGATTTCGAAAGAGGTCTATGACGCTGTTCGGAAAAACGCAGCGCTGCTTGACTCGACCATCATTTACGACCGGGATTATAGCTATGACTACTTTGGCTATAAGACACTCGAAAAATCGTACCTGCTGAAAATCGACGGCCGGATTGCCGAGCGCCCCCAGCACATGCTGATGCGGGTTGCCGTTGGGATTCACATGGAGGACATCGATGCGGCTATTGAAACCTACAATCTGCTGTCAGAGAAATGGTTTACGCACGCAACGCCAACCCTGTTCAATGCTGGTACACCAAAACCACAAATGTCGAGCTGTTTCCTGCTGACGATGCAGGATGATTCGATTGATGGTATTTACGATACGCTGAAACAGACCGCCAAAATCTCGCAGTCGGCGGGTGGTATCGGTCTGAGCATTCACAATGTTCGGGCAACCGGTACGTATATCAAAGGCACCAATGGTACGTCGAACGGGATTGTGCCCATGCTGCGCGTCTTTAATGACACCGCCCGTTACGTCGACCAGGGTGGTGGAAAGCGGAAAGGCTCGTTCGCGATCTATCTGGAACCCTGGCACGCTGACGTTTTCGAATTCCTGGATATGAAAAAGAACTCTGGGAAAGAGGAACTACGCGCCCGCGACCTGTTCTACGCGCTCTGGACGCCCGATCTGTTCATGAAGCGGGTAGAAGCCAACGATGTATGGTCGCTGTTCTGCCCGCATGAGTGCCCAGGTCTGGCGGATTGCTACGGCGATGAGTTCGAAGCCCTGTACGAGCGCTACGAACGCGAAGGCCGCGCCCGCCGGACGGTGAAAGCGCAGGAACTGTGGTTCGCTATTCTGGAAGCGCAGACCGAGACCGGTACGCCGTACATGCTGTTCAAGGATGCCGCCAACAAAAAATCGAACCAGAAAAACCTGGGTACGATCAAGTCGTCGAACTTGTGCACCGAGATCATCGAATACACCTCGCCCGACGAAGTAGCCGTCTGCAACCTGGCGTCCATTGCGCTGCCGAAGTTTATTACGCGCGGTCAGGATGGTATTCTGCGGTTCGACCACCAGAAACTGTATGAGGTAACCAAGACCGCTACGAAGAACCTCAACAAAATTATCGACATCAACTACTACCCGGTTGAGGAAGCCCGTCGGAGCAACATGCGCCACCGGCCAATTGGTCTGGGCGTGCAGGGGCTGGCTGATGCGTTCATCATGCTGCGGATGCCGTTTGAGTCGGATGAAGCGCGTCGCCTGAACGAAGACATTTTCGAAACGATCTACTTCGGTGCCATGACGGCGTCGATGGAGCTGGCTAAAGTACTGGGACCCTACGAAACCTGGAAAGGCTCGCCGATTTCGGAAGGTATCTTCCAGTTCGATATGTGGGAACAGGATGGCCAGCCTGTACAACCAAAATCTGGCCGCTGGGATTGGGAAAGCCTGCGCAAGGACGTCGTTGAACACGGTGTCCGCAACTCGCTGCTGCTGGCGCCGATGCCAACGGCGTCGACCTCGCAGATCCTGGGTAACAACGAATGTTTCGAGCCGTACACGAGCAACATTTACACCCGTCGCGTGCTGTCAGGAGAGTTCGTTGTGGTGAACAAACACCTGTTACGTGATCTGGTGAAACTAGGGCTGTGGAATGACGCGATGAAGAACAACCTGATCCTGGCCAATGGCTCAGTACAGGCGATTCCGAACATTCCGCAGAATATCAAAGATCTCTACAAAACGGTCTGGGAGATTAAGCAGAAGCATATCATCGATATGGCTGCCGACCGGGGTGCGTATATCTGTCAGTCGCAGTCGCTGAACATCCACATTCAGGATTCGAACTTCGGCAAACTGACATCGATGCACTTCTACGCCTGGAAAGCGGGGCTGAAAACGGGTATGTATTACCTGCGTACGAAAGCCGCTGCCGACGCGGTGAAGTTCACCGTGGTACAGCCACAGGCCGAACCACAACTGGAACCCGTAATGAGCGAAGCGGCACCTGTCGAGAAGCCACTCGATTACGTACAATACGCGAAGGAACACGCTACCAACGCCCAGCCTATGCCGGTGCCGATGGTAACTGATCTCGAGCAGCAATATGCTGCCATGACCTGCTCCTTGGACGATCCAGAAGGCTGCGAAATGTGCGGAAGCTAG
- a CDS encoding STING domain-containing protein, whose translation MTDLKPKIFIGSSRAGYAIAEKVKNYLSDVGDCFLWKEPGIWEPNRSTFDNLLRMASYFDFGIFVATADDLTLTSDDKLVVEPRDNVILEMSLFLGAMGRDKSFLLVEKGIKLPSDFDGIYMPRFEGNDDGSIEGACREYASKIEEHYRLGHLSLYPTTALAIGYYKNFVSGLVDSIQNADTLEIDGVRFTDFTLKVVVPSDLQGMIREKASMFYRRHGFVENAMKTRFRKHPAWFQLDSKNAPHAIMYDMPSTLTGIDDAIEMILQKGHQGRTKMQEIIEQRELNNFRRVLQIQLDKSPFAKSTVEIIDEF comes from the coding sequence ATGACTGATTTAAAACCAAAAATATTTATTGGCTCGTCTAGGGCTGGGTATGCAATTGCTGAAAAAGTTAAAAATTATTTATCTGATGTAGGTGATTGTTTCCTATGGAAAGAGCCAGGTATATGGGAGCCTAATAGAAGTACTTTCGATAATCTTCTTCGAATGGCTAGCTATTTTGACTTTGGTATATTTGTGGCAACAGCAGATGACTTAACTTTAACTAGTGATGATAAGTTAGTTGTTGAACCGAGGGACAACGTAATACTAGAGATGTCACTTTTTTTAGGAGCAATGGGACGAGACAAGTCTTTCTTGTTAGTTGAAAAAGGAATAAAACTTCCTTCTGACTTTGATGGTATCTATATGCCTCGTTTCGAAGGAAATGACGATGGTAGTATAGAAGGTGCATGTCGGGAATACGCATCAAAGATAGAAGAGCATTATAGACTTGGTCACTTGAGTCTATATCCAACTACTGCTTTAGCAATCGGTTACTACAAAAACTTTGTTTCAGGTTTAGTTGATAGTATACAAAATGCTGATACTCTCGAGATTGATGGTGTACGCTTTACTGATTTTACTTTAAAAGTTGTCGTACCTAGTGATTTGCAAGGGATGATAAGGGAAAAAGCTTCAATGTTTTATAGACGTCACGGATTTGTTGAAAACGCAATGAAGACAAGGTTCCGTAAACATCCTGCTTGGTTTCAGCTTGATTCTAAAAACGCACCACATGCTATTATGTATGATATGCCAAGTACATTAACTGGTATTGATGATGCGATAGAGATGATTTTGCAAAAAGGGCATCAGGGTAGAACCAAAATGCAAGAAATTATTGAACAAAGAGAACTTAACAACTTTAGAAGAGTTTTACAAATACAACTTGATAAAAGCCCTTTTGCTAAATCGACTGTAGAAATAATTGATGAATTTTAG
- a CDS encoding nucleotidyltransferase, with the protein MANIFNLDFRDFLQALRHQQVKYILVGGYSVILHGYSRTTGDMDVWVEKTSENYSRLERAFLEFGMPTFDMTSDNFLNNSNFDVFTFGRQPVAIDIITAIKGLEFKAAFEQAKDIEVEGLVIRLIHYNDLIKAKKAAGRPRDINDIDHLTRK; encoded by the coding sequence ATGGCTAATATTTTCAACCTGGACTTTCGGGATTTTCTGCAGGCACTACGCCATCAGCAGGTCAAGTATATTTTAGTTGGTGGTTACTCCGTCATTCTGCACGGTTACAGTCGTACTACGGGCGATATGGACGTATGGGTTGAAAAAACGTCTGAGAATTATAGCCGACTGGAAAGAGCATTTCTTGAGTTTGGAATGCCAACATTTGATATGACGTCGGACAACTTCCTTAATAATAGCAATTTTGATGTTTTTACGTTTGGTCGCCAGCCTGTTGCGATTGATATCATTACGGCTATTAAAGGTTTAGAATTCAAGGCTGCCTTTGAGCAGGCAAAGGATATTGAAGTAGAAGGGTTAGTCATTCGGCTTATTCACTACAATGATCTTATAAAAGCTAAGAAAGCTGCTGGTCGTCCCCGCGATATCAATGACATCGATCATCTGACTAGGAAGTAG
- a CDS encoding FAD-dependent oxidoreductase, with protein MNRRTFLEQLSAGSGAALAAPLLTLPSFETQASSRLISSNPTGYSADVIIAGGGLGGCAAALGALRNGLTVVLTEETDWIGGQLTQQGVPPDEHQWIETHGATQLYRDLRTAIRQYYVQHYPLTDEARKRPHLNPGDGAVSRLCHEPRVALAALYQLLMPYLSSGKLTLLLEHKIIGADVDGDTVRALKAVNQRSGRDYILAGPYFVDATELGDLLPLTKTEFVTGAESQKETRELHAPEKADPNSCQAFTMCFAMDYVPGRNYVGPKPKDYAFWQRYVPNVTPAWSGKLLSLSYSNPKTLEPKQLGFHPEGISTGETLNLWNYRRIISKANFKPGTYAGDISSVNWPQNDYILGNLIGASDKEFRKHVDNAKQLSLSLLYWLQTEAPRPDGGQGWPGLRLRQDIIGTEDGLAKYPYIRESRRIKSVFTVLEEHVGADNRALITGKKTGNTAADFYDSVGVGYYHIDLHPSSSGNNYIDFSSLPFQIPLGALIPQRVKNLLPANKNIGTTHLTNGCYRLHPVEWSIGEAVGMLVAYSLSKKVGPRAVRENEQHLQNFQKMVRSQGIETHWPKA; from the coding sequence ATGAATCGACGTACGTTCCTCGAACAACTATCGGCCGGGAGTGGCGCGGCATTAGCTGCTCCTCTGTTAACGCTTCCTTCTTTTGAGACACAGGCCAGTTCTCGGCTGATATCCAGCAACCCGACCGGTTACTCCGCTGATGTGATTATTGCCGGTGGCGGCCTTGGTGGTTGCGCGGCTGCCCTGGGCGCGCTGCGAAATGGCCTGACCGTTGTGTTGACCGAAGAAACGGACTGGATTGGGGGGCAATTGACCCAGCAGGGTGTCCCACCCGATGAACACCAGTGGATTGAAACGCACGGGGCTACCCAACTTTACCGCGATCTGCGCACCGCCATCCGGCAGTATTACGTCCAGCATTATCCCTTGACCGACGAAGCCCGGAAACGTCCGCATTTGAATCCGGGTGACGGGGCTGTATCCCGTTTGTGTCACGAACCGCGTGTGGCGCTCGCGGCTTTGTATCAGCTGCTAATGCCGTACTTGAGCTCGGGCAAATTGACGCTTCTACTGGAGCACAAAATCATTGGGGCTGACGTTGATGGTGATACGGTCCGGGCGTTGAAAGCCGTCAACCAGCGTAGCGGCAGGGACTATATTCTGGCGGGTCCGTATTTCGTCGACGCCACCGAACTGGGCGATTTGCTGCCCTTGACAAAAACCGAGTTCGTCACGGGAGCCGAGTCGCAGAAGGAAACCCGCGAATTACACGCGCCCGAAAAAGCCGATCCGAACAGCTGCCAAGCGTTTACAATGTGCTTTGCGATGGACTACGTGCCCGGCCGGAACTACGTTGGCCCTAAGCCTAAAGACTACGCCTTCTGGCAGCGTTACGTGCCCAACGTAACACCCGCCTGGTCGGGGAAACTGCTAAGTCTGAGCTACTCCAACCCAAAAACTCTTGAACCAAAACAACTGGGTTTCCACCCGGAAGGGATCAGCACGGGTGAGACGCTGAATTTGTGGAACTACCGCCGGATTATCAGCAAAGCCAACTTCAAGCCGGGGACTTACGCCGGAGATATCTCCAGCGTGAACTGGCCGCAGAACGACTATATCCTGGGAAACCTGATCGGAGCCAGCGACAAGGAGTTCAGGAAGCACGTTGACAACGCCAAACAGTTGAGTCTGTCGCTGTTGTATTGGTTACAGACCGAAGCGCCCCGCCCGGATGGGGGACAGGGCTGGCCCGGCCTGCGTCTGCGCCAGGACATTATAGGTACGGAAGACGGGCTGGCTAAATACCCCTATATCCGCGAATCACGTCGGATCAAATCCGTGTTTACCGTGCTGGAAGAACACGTTGGTGCGGATAATCGAGCCTTGATTACAGGGAAGAAAACCGGCAACACAGCCGCCGATTTCTACGACAGCGTTGGCGTGGGCTACTACCACATTGATCTGCACCCCAGCAGCAGTGGCAACAATTACATCGATTTCAGCTCGCTGCCGTTTCAGATACCGCTGGGTGCACTAATTCCCCAACGCGTAAAAAATTTACTACCTGCCAACAAAAATATCGGTACGACGCACCTGACCAATGGTTGTTACCGCCTGCACCCGGTGGAGTGGAGCATTGGCGAAGCAGTAGGTATGCTGGTGGCGTATTCGCTGAGTAAAAAAGTGGGGCCCCGCGCCGTTCGGGAGAACGAACAACATCTCCAGAATTTTCAGAAAATGGTACGATCACAGGGCATTGAAACCCACTGGCCTAAAGCGTAG
- a CDS encoding M20/M25/M40 family metallo-hydrolase: MIAQFATLSFYQPVRSKPLTNRLIQAAFWIWVLQLPLQVVAQKLSPKTMDALVDKQLWPTVNELSEYVALPNDAVNPDDITKNIAWTEKAFAKRGFTTKVLATSHQPIVLAEKKFPKATQTVLYYFHLDGQPVRANEWSQKDPFVAVMKEKTNTGEFREMTGNVRQGPVNDEWRLFGRSTSDDKGPIIMMLNALDIVQAQKQTPPYNIKIIIDSEEEKGSPGLKSAIDAHKDKLKADYMIVMDGPMHTSNRPTLSFGCRGNAGFTITTYGPVTPQHSGHYGNYAPNPAFRLARLIASMKDEQGRALVEGFYDGITFDDESRKIMAAVPDKKEGINKSLLIVNEDKVGTSYQESLQYPSLNVRGMKSAEIGKGAATIVPAEATALFDIRLVPETDGQRMVDLVKKHIEKQGYTVLDHAPTPEERLKYDQIVFFEGNAGTPAFRTDINSSIGRWLRESINRSFEQDPVMIRIMGGTVPVVPFIQALNISAVIVPLVNMDNNQHSPNENLRLGNLRTGIKTCLSLLTTPLTSSPAQSPAYR, from the coding sequence ATGATTGCCCAATTCGCCACTCTTTCGTTTTACCAACCGGTACGTAGTAAACCTCTCACTAATCGACTCATTCAGGCTGCTTTCTGGATTTGGGTGCTGCAACTTCCTCTCCAGGTAGTTGCCCAGAAACTGAGTCCGAAAACGATGGATGCGCTGGTCGACAAGCAACTATGGCCGACCGTCAACGAACTGAGCGAATACGTAGCACTGCCCAACGACGCGGTCAACCCGGATGATATTACGAAAAACATCGCCTGGACCGAAAAGGCATTTGCCAAACGAGGTTTTACAACGAAGGTGTTGGCCACCAGCCACCAGCCTATCGTACTGGCCGAGAAGAAATTCCCGAAGGCGACGCAGACCGTGCTGTATTATTTTCACCTGGATGGACAGCCCGTTCGGGCTAATGAGTGGAGCCAGAAAGATCCATTTGTTGCGGTGATGAAGGAGAAAACCAACACCGGCGAGTTCAGAGAAATGACGGGCAACGTAAGGCAGGGACCTGTTAACGACGAGTGGCGTTTGTTTGGCCGTTCCACCTCCGACGATAAAGGGCCTATCATCATGATGCTGAACGCGCTGGATATTGTTCAGGCGCAGAAACAGACCCCGCCTTATAACATCAAAATTATCATCGATTCGGAAGAGGAAAAAGGTTCGCCGGGACTGAAAAGCGCCATCGACGCACACAAAGACAAGCTGAAAGCCGACTACATGATTGTGATGGATGGGCCGATGCACACGTCCAATCGACCAACGTTGTCGTTTGGCTGCCGGGGCAATGCCGGTTTTACCATTACCACTTACGGGCCCGTTACCCCCCAGCATAGCGGTCATTACGGAAACTACGCGCCCAATCCGGCCTTCCGGCTAGCCCGGCTGATTGCGTCCATGAAAGATGAGCAGGGTAGGGCGCTGGTCGAGGGGTTTTACGATGGCATTACGTTCGACGATGAGAGCCGGAAAATTATGGCCGCTGTACCCGATAAAAAAGAAGGTATCAACAAAAGCTTACTGATCGTCAACGAAGACAAAGTCGGGACAAGTTACCAGGAATCGCTGCAATACCCGTCGCTGAACGTGCGGGGCATGAAGTCGGCGGAGATTGGAAAAGGGGCGGCTACCATCGTACCGGCCGAGGCCACCGCTCTGTTCGATATTCGACTGGTGCCCGAAACCGACGGTCAGCGTATGGTTGACCTGGTGAAAAAGCACATTGAAAAGCAGGGCTATACCGTGCTCGATCACGCGCCCACGCCCGAAGAACGGCTTAAATACGACCAGATCGTTTTCTTTGAAGGCAACGCTGGTACGCCCGCCTTTCGGACCGACATCAATAGCTCCATTGGCCGTTGGCTGCGGGAATCGATTAATCGGAGTTTTGAGCAGGACCCCGTTATGATCCGGATTATGGGCGGTACTGTCCCGGTCGTGCCCTTTATTCAGGCGCTAAAC